The sequence below is a genomic window from Salinispira pacifica.
GGGAATATAATCCCGATCCTGAAATGGCGTTTCGACCAATTGTGATCAAATGGAACCAAGACGGAGAATTGCATGGATATATTTCGATACTTAGAACCGCAGACAATCAGAGTTATACACTTCTCGGCAACTGGTATCCTACAGATGCCAATAAAACTATGGTTAAGGACTATGTAGTCGAATAAATTAATCTCTCCATGCTCCCCTAAGCCCCGCCTTGAGCTGCACCGGCGAACAGCCCGGTGTCAGCTCGAAGGGAACTCTTAGGGGGACTCAGGCGAAGCTGTTTTCTTCATTGATACGCCCACTGACCATTTACCACCCTTTGAATCTCCATATTACAAAATAGCAGTCTGGTTATTACAGCTTCTTAATTTCCTGTTCGGAAAGGCCGGTAATCTCTGAGATATCTGCTATCGGAAAACCACGTTCCAGCATTTTGCGTGCATCTTCCCGGGCTTTCTGCTCCATACCGCGCTGTTCTCCCTGCTGTTCTATCCTGTCTACGACTTCTGTCAACATCGTTTTTACCTCCGTTAACTGATTTACCTTGTCGATGTCCCTGTTCTCAAGGGATCCGCGGAACATCCTGTTGATCCAGTGGCTGAATTGACGCAGCTGTTCAGGCTTCTCCTCGGCAATCATGGAGATTGCCTTGTCTATTGTCCGCCGCAATGCCGCATCATCCTCCTGCTGCTCCAGATAAATGATGGCTGCTACCAGACCCTTGATGCGCTCCAGTTTTTCCGGTGGGATATCACGCTCAATAATCGGGTAGTAAGCAAAGCTTGGGATGTACTTCTGCGGAATCTCTGGTGCAATCAATTCACTGATATTGAACGGCACCGTCCAGGGGAGGCTGCCGTTGTACAGGAGAACCGGAAAAACTGCCGGCAGCAGCCCCTTTGTACTGCTTCGAAACAACTGGTCGTACAGCTGCAGAATATACAGCAGCATGCGCACGGGAATGGTCTTGTCAGGAGTGGACTGGAACTCCAGAAGCACATACACATAGACCTCACGGCCGGGAAGGGTTACCTTATAGATAATATCACTTTCCCGGTCCAATAGCTCCTCGCTGACAAAGCTTTTATCCACCAGCTCAACATCATCAACAGCCAAGCCCTGCACAAAATCCTCCTCAACAAAGCGGGTGAGAAACTGATGAAACACCTGCTTGCTTGAGAAAAGAAATTTATATGCACTGTCCCAGGGCTTTCGTTCTGCCATATACACTAGTATACGACGTTTCATAAAGCAGGACAATTGGTTACGTTCCAGCCGTTCTGAAGGAAACCAAAGGCGCGAATCCCGCGCCTCACTACATAAATAATCATTTCAAAATGATACGTGGTTCACTCTGCTTCTATTACGTACAGCCGCATTCCTCCTGCTGCACCATCCGTGACCATCGTGTGTTCATCTGTGGTTACCACCAACTCTCTGATTCGTGCTACAATTTCATACCGCCATCCCTGAAAAATGGAGCAGCCGATGCAGGAAAGTCCCGGCCGTGCACCAAAACTTGTAGAGCTCACCACCGCCAATCCCCCGGGCATCGATCCCCGGCGGGTACAGCTGTGGGTGGACGATGACTGGGATAATGCCCCGGGCCGCAGTCTTTTGATCATGCATGACGGGCAAAACCTATTCCGGGAACAGGATGCCCATTACGGCATCTGGGGAATCGTTCAGGCAATCCGCCGGCTCAGATCGCTGAAAGCCATCCCGCCCACAGCCGTAGTCGGAGTGTGGAACAGCGGGGAGAACCGCTGGCTGGATTACATGCCCATGATCCACCCCTCTGAAAGCCGCCAGTGGCAGGCGGTCATGGCCGAACATAAGGCCCTGGGTGAACTTCCGCGCTCCACGCTGTATGGCGACTATATTGTCAGCTCGGTGATCCCCGCAGCACTTGAGCATGCGGGTGCCGGAACAGGCGACTGCCGGATCCATACCATGGGCTCCAGCATGGGCGGTCTCATATCTCTGGACCTGTTCATCCGCTATCCTGAAATCTTTCGTGGAGCAGGCTGTCTGTCCACCCATTGGAGCGCAGGCGGCAGCCGAATGATTGACTATGCAAAAAAAGGCTTATCATCCTGGAAGGGAAGCGACGGCCGGAAGCTCTACTTTGATTTCGGAAGCAGCGGGCTGGACGGCGACTATGAGCAATATCAGAATCAGCTGGACGGCCATCTGATTTCCCGGGGAATAACATACGGAACCGATTTTCTCAGCCATCGCTTTCCCGGGGCGGAACACAGCGAAGGGGATTGGCGGATGCGCCTGGAAGTCCCGCTGCGGTTTCTCCTTTCCAGCTAAAGTCCATTGTGCCGCCACTGATTCACTGCATGATGTTTTCGCCGCCGCCCCATTGAGATATACTCAGTCCCATGAAATACCGATGCATATTAATTGATCATGATGATACCGCCGTGAACAGCACCCCCAGCGTGCATCATCCCGCCCACGTGGAGCAGATGAAGCGGTTGGGAAGGGAGGAGCAGACCCGGAACCTGGAGGACTGGTTCCGTCTGAACTACCATCCGGGCATTCACCATTTCCTGGAGAAGGAGCTGGCCTTGAACGAAAAAGATGCTCTGCTGTGCTACAACGTGTGGCGGGAATATACCCAAAGCCGCGTACCTCCCTTTTTTCCCGGTATGCTGGACCTTCTCAGTGAAGTGGTGCGCCAGGGAGGCGTCGTGGCAGTGGTTTCCCATTCGGAAGTGGATATAATCCGCCGCCATTATGAGCTGCAGCAGGATGTACCGGGCTTCATGCCCGCAGAAATTTTCGGGTGGACCGGCGATCCGACCAAGGCCAAACCCCATGTGTATCCGGTGGAAGAAATGATCCGCCGCCACGCTCTGAAACCGGAAGAGATCATCATGATCGACGATCTCAAGCCGGGCATTGAAATGTCCAGAAGGGCGGGAATCGCATCCATGGGTGCGGGGTGGAGTCATGCCATTCCGGAAATCCGGAAAGATATCAGCGAAATGGCAGACTATTATTTCACATCAGTGGAAGATGCGGCCCGGTGGCTTCTGGATTAACCGGATCGGATACTCCATCTGCTTGGGGCCTGCCCCGGAGTCCGCACACCCCTTCACAGGCTTTGGGGCACTATCTGCCTTATCAGAGACTGAGAAATGCTGTGAGGGCAAGTTTGAACTTCCAGCCTCCGCTTGCTCCGTGGGTGTAGGGCATCAGTTCAATTCCCAGGGGAATAGCCGGATTAATGTCATTCAGTTTCAGGATTGCCGCCGTTCCTCCGCTTACAAACATATCGCTGCTTTCCCCGGGATTTATTTCTGTTCTCAAGCCTGCAGCCCCTTTGAGCTGAAAAACCGGCAGATTGATCATATACCAATCAAGGTTGATAGTTGCGGAAGCCTGAACAGGGCTGGAGTTTCCAGGAGGAGAAGCTCCCAGATCAACGTAGAAAGAAAATCCCAAATCTTTCAGACTGTCAGTGCCCCGGGAAGAAAAGCCGCTGAAGAGCTCCACAGAGGAAAAATTGCTGGAGGCCCCCAGATGAATCCGGGTATCCCCCCTAGTCTCGGCCATGCTTACCCCGGGACTTCCTGAGGTATCTGCATTGCTGATATTTCTGAACGGGAAATTCCCCTCCACAAGCAGCATTCCCGGTTGGAAATTGACGCTGCCTCCCATCCACACCGGCTGAAAATAGAGGGTGGTTTCCTCCCGGCTTTTCAAATAGACAATATCCACCAGTCCGCTGTAGCGCTGGGTCTGACCGTCGGTTCCGGCATGGGAGCTTAATTCCCGGTATACGTAGTACACCTTCTCCAGCTCATACTCACGGGCTTCATTGCCCCGGGCGAGGAGGAGAATTTCATCGTTGCGGATGAGAATTTCTTCGATGGTTTCAAAGCGGGGCCTGCGGGCGAGATTGCTGAACGAAGCATCGGGCTGATCCGGCAGATCGCTCACCTCAGCATCCGACTGGGCGCTGAGCATTCCGGGAAGCAGAACGGCGAGCATTAAAAGGG
It includes:
- a CDS encoding Rpn family recombination-promoting nuclease/putative transposase — its product is MAERKPWDSAYKFLFSSKQVFHQFLTRFVEEDFVQGLAVDDVELVDKSFVSEELLDRESDIIYKVTLPGREVYVYVLLEFQSTPDKTIPVRMLLYILQLYDQLFRSSTKGLLPAVFPVLLYNGSLPWTVPFNISELIAPEIPQKYIPSFAYYPIIERDIPPEKLERIKGLVAAIIYLEQQEDDAALRRTIDKAISMIAEEKPEQLRQFSHWINRMFRGSLENRDIDKVNQLTEVKTMLTEVVDRIEQQGEQRGMEQKAREDARKMLERGFPIADISEITGLSEQEIKKL
- a CDS encoding alpha/beta hydrolase gives rise to the protein MQESPGRAPKLVELTTANPPGIDPRRVQLWVDDDWDNAPGRSLLIMHDGQNLFREQDAHYGIWGIVQAIRRLRSLKAIPPTAVVGVWNSGENRWLDYMPMIHPSESRQWQAVMAEHKALGELPRSTLYGDYIVSSVIPAALEHAGAGTGDCRIHTMGSSMGGLISLDLFIRYPEIFRGAGCLSTHWSAGGSRMIDYAKKGLSSWKGSDGRKLYFDFGSSGLDGDYEQYQNQLDGHLISRGITYGTDFLSHRFPGAEHSEGDWRMRLEVPLRFLLSS
- a CDS encoding HAD family hydrolase, coding for MKYRCILIDHDDTAVNSTPSVHHPAHVEQMKRLGREEQTRNLEDWFRLNYHPGIHHFLEKELALNEKDALLCYNVWREYTQSRVPPFFPGMLDLLSEVVRQGGVVAVVSHSEVDIIRRHYELQQDVPGFMPAEIFGWTGDPTKAKPHVYPVEEMIRRHALKPEEIIMIDDLKPGIEMSRRAGIASMGAGWSHAIPEIRKDISEMADYYFTSVEDAARWLLD